The genomic DNA GTAAAAGAAATCAATAACTACTTTAAGGACAAAATGAAGGCTCCATTTCCCATCGAACTCCTGGTGGTCATTGCAGCGACTCTGTTCTCCTATTTCTTTGACTTCAATGCCAGATACAAGTCCAAAATCTGTGGTGACATTCCCACTGGTTTCAAGCCACCTGCTGTTCCTGATTTGAACCTTTTGTCAAACCTGGCACTTGATGCTCTACCCATTGCTATCATTGGTTTTGCAATGACTGTCTCATTGGCAGAAATATTTGGCAAGAAGTATGGCTACCCTGTTCGGGCCAACCAAGAAATGATTGCCATTGGCATGGGGAATCTGatcccatctttcttctcctgctttgctatttctgcagccttgaCAAAGACCTTGCTGAAGGAGTCCACAGGATGCCAAACTCAGCTATCAAGCCTGGTATCTTCAGTTGTGATGCTTCTGGTGTTGTTGTGGATTGCCCCTCTTTTCTATTCATTGCAAACCTGCATCTTGGGTGTGGTTACCATTGTGAACCTCAGGGGAGGTTTGCGGAAGTTTGCTGACACTCCCAAGATGTGGAGGATCAGCAAGATGGACACTGTGGTCTGGTGGGTCACCATGCTGTCCTCATCACTGATCTCTACAGAGCTAGGCCTTTTGGTAGGGGTCTGCTTTGCTCTCCTCTGCATCATCTTCCGTACTCAGAGGCCCCGGGCCACTCTTCTAGGTAAGGTGAATGATTCAGAAATTTATGAGGACCAGTTCACTTACAAGCAGATCAACAGTGTTGCAAACATCAAGATCTTTCGCTTTGATACCTCACTTTACTATGCAAACAAGGACTACTTCAAAAGTTCACTTTCCCAGAAAATAGGAATAAATCCTTTCCTGATTGCTGCCATGCAGAaaaaggctgaagcaaaagcaaaggcaATTCTGGGCAACAATGAAAACTGTTTCCCTTCTAAACTGAACTGCCTAAAGGTCACAAGGACAAGTGTCACACAAGTTACAGCAGATGTCTCTGCTCCAATCATTGACATCCACACCTTAATAATTGACTGTGGGGCCATGCAATTCATAGACAGTGTGGGTCTCAGTACGCTGAAGGAGACTCGCCAAGACTATCAGAAGATTGGCATCCAGCTGTTGTTGGCCAACTGTAATCCGTCCATCCGGCGCCGCCTCCAGGCAGGTGGTTGGCTCACAGGGATGGAAGATTCAGAGTTGCTGTCCTTTCACAGTATACATGCTGCTGTACAGTTTGCTGAGAAACAGGGCCAAACTCAAGTGATGGAGAATGAAGTAGCCAGAGGTACTTTTCTAAGCCCAGAACCCCAGGACAGCTTAGTAGATTCAAGTGTGGAAGGGCCGCTGTAAGCCTGGGCAGAGCATATTGTATAATAATAAGGAACTTGCCTTATACATTTTAAGCTGCGAATTTCATTGGCATTCTACATTTGCCAGGCCAAGATGAAGGCCTTTGCATTGTAATAATCTGGATGGGGACAGCATTACTGTATAATACTTGGCATGGAGATAAAGCTTCACCTGCTTGCTTTCATTGAGTCAGGCTACTGTTAAGGATATAGGACCAAGACCAGGAAGGAAAGGTTATATTTTCATCTTACATGGAAGTGGAGGCAGCACTTAATCATCATAAAAACACAGTAGGCTGATAGGTAGTGACTTACCTAGTTCCATCCAATGAGGCTAGGAAACAAATATACCAGGTTAAGATGCAGATTTGTTTACAGAATAGCTGCTGAAATGACAGTATTGGCATCAGACTCTAGATGAGAGACTCCTCTTTGAGGGCTTAGTCAAGCAAAGAACAAAATCTCTGTAAACAGAAAACTAACACGCTACTGGGGGTCAGGGGACATAGATACTCTAGTCCAGTCTGGCTGTTCTGAGTGTCTCTTTGCAAGGCAATTTTGATGGAGAGGAGCACTGAAATATGTGATCTTCCCTACTACAGTTTGAAACGGTACATTCCATTCATATCATTATATGGATAAGCCAGACCTCCTTTCAATAGCTGAACAGGGACCAGAAGCAGTTCAACCCCAATATTCTAGTCACTATACTTCCCTGACTTATTTGGGAACtgaatattttatataaagatgGGGgcttttttaacttttaaattagtatcttttcttttaaatggttttaattctatagacaaATTAATGGCATATTACATACAgctttttgtatggttttatctACAAGTTTctttaaatgcatttcttttttatcctgtaagttgccttgggtcccagcTTTGGGAAAAGATAAACTACAAATAAAGCAGTCGCAACACATTCACAATACTGTCTGAATGCAAACAGAAATAACTTAGTCTTGGGAAGAATACAAAACACTtcagaaaacacatataaaaagaaatggagagagagagagagagagaaagtgtgtgtgtgtgtgtgtgtgagtgtcttGTCAAACTGTGCAAGTCTTTGTTGTTGGGTTGAATCCTTCAATCCCAAGTACAGTTTAATGTAGGAACACATTTTTTTCCAGTAGTATACCATAGGGTGTAATTTTGTGTGCTCATTACAAGGTAGGTTTGTTCAGACATGGGAGTAAAGGTAGTTCTGAAGGGCTGGAGGACTGCTGCAGCTTAACAGTGAGAAGAGGAGGGAATGGGAAGGCAACTTAGAGGAAGAAGACATGTCTGATCTCAGATCCAGGGAAAAGAAATGAGGGTAGGCTCCCAAATGGAATATGTCATCATTCCCTTCCCCATGGAGCTGTCCTGCCTCTTCTTCATCACTTAAATAATGTCTCTCAGTTTCTCCTCTCCTTGTTAGTACTCAGCACCAACAAGGCTTGACAGCTGCTGGAATCAGGGGAGGTTTTGGATGGAGttgcaaaacattatttttaaaaattaagagtcATGCATCAAATGGACACCTAAgttgctttatcacactagggggcaaagaggatttaaatgagagttaaactagagaaaaccaggaaatgtctgatgtttatcacatgacatttcctggttttctctagtttaactctcgtttaaatcctctttgccccctagtgtgataaagcagctaCAAGTCTTGACTTGTGGACACCTAGTGGAGACAAATGGACACAGCCAGGTTGTAATACTACAACCCCTGTTCAGTCTATATCCTTTGTAATCCCGTATCAGTTGTGTTTTACACCATTTTTTCTAAATTTTGATAAGAGTTTGATAATCAGCATTAATGATTAACAGAATGACAACTGAACATGCTTAACTTTGCCCTCATCCAGCATTTATATAATTGGATTGGATTTTTGAGTTTAGTAATAGTTAAGGAAATTTATCCAACACTTTCTGTTCAAGTCTCTAGTGTAGCCATTTGTAAGACTGTTTTCTTCTGCCTTAGTTCTCAGTAGAGTGAGCCTTGCTTTGCTTAGAACAGTTTTCTGCAGAGCCAGACATGCAAGCTGGATCTCAGCAGAGGTAAAGGGAGCCTACagtatatattaataataataataatatataccatggtatattattattatttattattattaatctttatttataaagcgctgtaaatttacacagcgctgtacatacagtctttttaattgggcggttccctgccctcaggcttacaatctaaaaagacaccacacaaaaggagaagggagtggtggaggggaaggggatgatgtccagcagttcctctctacctccaaggcctggaccaagggaggtggactggagggagggcttggcttcataatggatggttaatcttcatccagggaggcaagcgagaattatgcaaggcctgggaacgtttctctgaacaggatggtcttcaactccgttttgaagatATTCTGAAGACAAATTTAGAAAGCCACCTGCTTAATGTACAACAGGGGGAGAGGCAAAGTGTGCCTTTTTTTACTCCTGCCTATCCTTAAACTGTATGCCCTCTGCTTTTTAGCCTCAGATTGGCTGATAGTGTCCTACAAGCTTCTTGTAAGTAGTATACCATAGGGTATAATAGACATGTGGGTGGGAAAGAACTAAATGAAAAGCCAATGACATAGGCTGACATTCTGTTTGTGAGATATGCACACGCAAATCACACTACACGTATGTGGTGAATTATTCACCATGGAGTAACAGACCTATTCTGCTGACAGcaacggaagcaaagttgcacatACAATGTTGTACACTGTGGTTGTGCACTGTGCATTGTACAACAGCACCAGATCATTAACGTGTTGTACAATATGGCCATTCTGGGGGTTGCAGAGTACTAGTGCAATATACCTCTGCATGCAGTTATTTACACTACACTGAAAGGCTGTTGACTTGCAGCCATACTCAAAGAAACACAGTTGGTGAGGGGGAAGCAGAGACGATTTGCCAGGAACAGGGATTAGTTGTGATTTAAATGTATATGGTATattcaaagcattaaaaatattagaaGGGTTTAGCAATCCAGTTTTGGAGAGATTTTTCTGCTTTCTATCAATgtagtcttatttatttattaatcattGTTGCTCCTATAAatgcttccttttctctctcctctttgttttcttatgtcctaatgaaatcttttttttaaaaaaaaatccttgtgtttaatttttatttcttccctttctccagtTTGCTCAAGGTGACACATACAATTCCCCTTTATATTCTCATGACATCCTTGAGAATCAGTTTGGCTGATAACATGGAAACTTCTTTGCTAAGCAAATATTTGACTTTCTGGGGCAGGAGGTACAATGAGTCACCTATGTTACTAGAGTTCTTGGAGGAACCCAAAACATTTTAGATGGAGATTACCTAATCTAGCGCTGTGTTATTTTGTAGGATCCCTGAatgatggccatctagcctgtgTTGAAATACTTCCAGTACAGGAAAGCCCTCTAACTTGTCAAGCAGTCTGATACATTGCTGAGCTGCTCTTACCATTAGGTAGTTTCTCCTCATGTTTAGCTGAAATTGTTTTTCCTGCAGTTTCAAACCACTTCTACTTCACATTGGAACAACAGAGAATAGTATTGTGCATGGCAATAATTCAGATATTTGAAGTCAGTATTAGAATGAAATCAgtctaaataaaaacaaaaatagtagTGCTACTTTTTCTTAACCACCAGAGGGTGCAAGGATGACACCAAAAAAAGTCATATACAGTATAGCATTACTAACCAGAATACAGTGTGGGAAGTAATGGAAACCACACAGCCCTGAAGACTTTGTTGTAAGAACACAGCAATCTCCTTGTATGCTAAACTTGAAGAAAATAAATACTTTGCTTCTGGTGAAGCTTAGTTCTTCATAAACATGAATGGGATAATGATGTATAGTTTTCAGAATACTTTTAGAACAAGCAACTCTGTGATAAAATTGTTACCAATAAAATTATTGATTGAATAGCACAATAATAGAAGACCATCAACTCCAAGGTACTACTCATCAGCAGAGAAAGGAATTATATTGAATATTATAAAGAATACACTAAGTCATTCACAGAATGAATGTGGTTAGTTTTTGATTTACTAAGAACATGACTACATAGTGGTGGGTTCAAAATATCATCTGCGCTAGTGTTACTCAAAGCGGTAGCCCATGAACCAAATCTAGTCCACAAGCCATTGGCTTCTGGTCTCTGGAGAGTTtctggggaagaagaaaaaatgtagcTCACAGACACAAATATAATGCTGATCTCTAGCACTCTGGGAAAAACATAACTGCCAGTCCACcacatcaccaacaccttgtactgtcaaggtcatcaccaacaccttgtactgtgcccggaaactaattgcagccagtgtaaagattttaagataggtgttaagATATGAGCATCTCTAGCTCTTCCAGTAactagtctggctgccatattttggaccaattgaagtttccggactaggtacaaggatagccccatcaaagcctttgattgtgtgtagatcatgaaaaactatggctcaTTCTTATAGAAATGGATGTGCCTCAACATTTAATTGTCCCGAAGCATAACCTGAACagaggacaagaggctattgtcaagacagaatacagagaaatgggagAGTTTCTAATTAGCAAGGGGGACAGtcatggctgcattttatcaccctatctgtttaaatTGTAtcctgaacatatcatacataaagcagaattagactcggatgaaggaggtgtgaaaattggaggaaggaacatcaagaatttaagatatgcagatcacaccataccactagcagaaaatattaGCAGAAGAAAGTCAAGGACCAATGTGCTAAGGTAGGCTTATAGTTGagcatgaagaaaacaaaaataataaccacagacgatttacataactttaaaggagacaatgaagacattgaaatagtccaagattttccataccttggctcagtccttAATCAAAATATAGATatcaatcaagaaatcagaagaaggctaagacttggaagggcagctatgaaagaactagataatatcctgaaatgtaaagattaCTAAAGTTAGGACTGTCCTTTGTGAGATGTCCATGGCTCTGTCATTCTCATGAGTACTTTAGTCTTTGTGTGATTCACAATCTTGTTTTCAAATGCCTTTGAGGGACtcaaagaaagaacaggaacacttgcctgcatcactgctaaaacatccctgaaacatCGCTCAAAGGAGCACTTCCTCAATTGTCAGGGAATTGTCgttccctctagcatccctgaatcacaacaaggggagcagatttcctatggaCGCAAACTTTGccttcataggaaatctgctctcCAGGAACATTTCAGGGACGCTAAGGAGGGAGCGTCACCTTTGGGTGACATTTCAGGGACATTTTAGCAGAGATGCAGGCAAGTGTGGAAATTTTCTCTGTCTGTCACTTTGTGACAGAACaggggcaagttgcactctctcagcctagggACATTAATGCCCTATTTTTACAACAATtgtgtcagttttttaaaaatccaaacatgccactttcagagcagccatCACTGCAGGTCTTTTCAATGAcacaactgctgctgctgccaccaccatgctCTCTTCTACACTCCCCCTCAGCCcctttgggttttattttattttattttttttaaaaaaccctttgggttttatttatttttcatgaaaTTCTGGTGCTTTGCTACTGtgattgaaattttaaaaaacacatgaaagaaattggaaaataataataacaaagggAATCAGActacttgggaatagcaaggggggaaGAAcaggggagaagaggagacaaTGACACCATGTgactttatttttccttctccaCAAAAGATGACTCtcctgcctctcctttcccctgaaTGAACCTGAGGAGCCCTTGGCATGGCTCTGAAGCGgagcagccccctccccttcttcccctcctctttctccttcctgagGTAAACACTCAACCCTCTTTCTGTGTTGGGGGGAAGGCTCTTAGTCTCTCAAAAtgttggcacttagtctggaccccccttcccaaaatcctggctacgtccctgcccttcCTCCGATTTCTCTCTCCCTGGCACCTCagctcttcctccccttcctcctccctccctctcggtAGGATCGTGGCATTTTATCCCGTTGCCAATGTGAACAGAATCTGGGATAAAATGCCCGCTAGGATCATGGCAAatcaatgccacagagagattcgatTGTGGCATTTCATGGAAATAACTtggtttccacaccaggttatttttgGGTGTGAATGGGCCCCTCAAAAGGTTTGCTTGGAAGAAAGCCCAGCTGAGTTCAATAGAAGCTCCTGAACTTGCAGATTGAAAACTGCTCGGAAGGATGTTACATTTGGGAATGTCGTCTTCTTTAACTTAGCAAGGACATTTATGGGGGAGATTAAATTGTCAGCCTTTGAATGCATGTATAACACAGAGCATAAATTCTCAACAAGAAGCATAAAACAATCTTAGGGATTCACAGACACAAGGAAAGTATCACTATAGCAGACAGACTGAGACCTTTAAAAGTTGCAGCACATGGACTAACAATTGCAGTGTACTCAGTGGGACTAACTTCTGTGGAAGTGCATTTGTGACAAAAACACTATTGTGATGTGGAGGGATATTTTTTCTCTAATTATTAGATGTTTAAAATAATTGATTTGTGGCATGTAAGGGTTCTGGAATGTTAAAAAGGCAAACAAGGAGTAAAAATATTCTAACCTAACTGGACCCTATGGGATAGGGTCtggtatgcatttcatttttttttaaagagaaggaaaatctTTCATGTTTTATAGATATGCAACGTATTATGTTTAAAAGCTTCCCACAAGTCACTGCTTTTGTCTCTGTAGCTTCCAGACTTTAGCAAGTGATCTTTTACCACAGAGTGAGGAATGTGCGGCTCTCCAAATGATCCTGGACTATAACTGCTACCCTCACTGACCATTAGTCATGCTGTCTGGGACTGATGGCAACTGTAGTCaaataacatctagagggccacaagtTCCCACCCCTATTTTTTCACCCACTAAGCAAATACAAGGTATTCATAAACTTTGCTCATTCATATCTGTGGCCGACCAAAGATAGCCAGCTATAACTCTCTGTTAGAATATAAGCTTTGCATAAAGAAAGTGACAGCTTTAGTCAGGTATCTCTAGGCAAATTTAGGAAAGTCTACCTTTTAGGACCACAGAGAATTACTGCCAGGCACTGTAGACTAATGTGGCCCAAATATTGTTTCTGTATGACATGACATCCCACCCACCCAACTACTACCAGACCAGCAATATTGGCAACCGCTcaaattataactttaaaacaacTGTTTGAGCAGCATGTACCTTGTATTCAGGTAGAGTTGCTCTCAGAAGAAAAATTCATCTTAAAAACAAGATATGCTCAAAATGTGTACCTAGTTTTAAAGGGATATAGTGAGGTGGCGTTGGAGGTACAGTACCAAGTTCATTGACACAGCAGTGGGATGGTGCTCCCAGCCAGGGCTACCATGAGTGGGTTTGGGCCACACtgaatgtggggttttttttgggggggggcattttttccAAACAACAATATGGAACAACCCTCTTTTTGCCAAGCCAACACAAGACTGTCCAGTGTATGTGAGACATATGCTGTATAAAGCCTGTTTCAAGTCTCACAAGAAATACAGACTTTCATAAGATTAGAAATCTCACAGGAGCCCAGAACTCTCATAAGAAGCCAGGTTTCTTTTGTGAGACTTCAGATGGCCTTTATATAAGCCTGATTCATCTGCTACAGGgcctaaatacagtggtacctcgggatacgaaatacccaggttacgaaatttccgggatacgaaaaaatcccattggaaataattgttccgggttacgaatttttttcgggttacgaaaaaaatttttggtgcttttcggctctttttcgcacgaaacgcggcttttccccattagcgcctatggcaattcggcttacgaaggcttttcgggttacgaaagcggccgcggaacgaattaatttcgtaacccgagggagcagtgtacactaaagacaccagatcccatctaatcttggaagctgagcagggtcagccctggaaaccaccaggagctatggcaggggtaggcaacctttttgagctgggggccgggttgctgtccctcagacaactggggggccgaagccggggggtggagcttccaccctacgGGGGCGGGGCTGcttgccagggtggagcttccacactTCGGGGGCAGGGCCgtatgccaggggcggagcttccaccctccgggggccaggcctccttctctttgccggcccctgacggggccccaggccctgtcagaggccgccAAAAAAGCCAGTGGGGGCTGCCAGTGCAGGAGGCCTCCTCTGGCAAAAAAGCAGGCGGGGGCCACCAGCGCtgaaggcctcctcctctttgccgtcCCCTAATGGTcggcaaaaaagtcctagaggcctgctgccgccgccggagccctattggagggccccagcgatggcaatgGGCCTCCTAGTGGCCTGCTGCCACCGCCAGAGCCCTGTTGGAAggccccagcgacagcaacgGGCCTCCTGCCACCACCGGAGCCCTGTTGCAGGGCCCCGGCCACTGCAaagggcctcctagaggccgtcGCCAATGAcagcgaagtctcacgcgacctttcccgtggtcgcgcgagacttcacctctaggccaccaccattttgagaaacaaaatggtggcagcctaAAGGCGAAGTCTCGTGTGACCACGGGAaaggtcgcgcaagacttcgccgccattttgagaaacaaaatggcggaGCCCGGAGCGCTGAAAAGCCGCAATCAGCAGCGGCAGTGGCGGGAGTGCGCAGGGGCCAGCTGAAAGGCCTCtgtgggctgcatccggcccgcgggctggaggttgccgacccctgagctATGggatatattttagaggaaggaagtggcaaaacctaCTCTAAGTATTCGTTGCCTAAGAAAAAAGccaatgaaatccatggggttgccctaagtctACAGGTGGCTGCTCTGCCCCAAGGACAAAAACATGCACAACATACATGTACCAAGTTGTACACCCCTGATCTGAGCCCAAATTTCTATGTAATATCTGAGCTGAATCCAATAAGTTGTTTCTTCCTAGGTGACAAAACCCTCTCTGTTTTCTTAAGTCTtctcattttcatagaatcatagaatcgtagagttggaagagaccacaggggccatccagtctaaccccctgccatgcaggaaatccaaatcaaagcatccccaacagatggccatccagcctctgcttaaagacaaccaaggaaggagactccactacactctgagggagtgcattccactgtcgaacagcccttactatcaggaagttcctcctaatgttgaggtggaatctcttttcctggagcttgcatccattgttccgggtcttgttctctggagcagcagaaaacaagcttgctccctcctcaatatgacatcccttcaaatatttaaacagggctatcatatcacctattaaccattcccagctccctaaatggttcctcataggacatggtttccagacccttcaccattttagtcaccctcctttggacacgctccagtttctcaacatcctttttaaattgtgatgcccagaactggacacaatattccaggtggggcctgaccaaagcagaatagagtggcactattacttcccttgatctagacactatacttctattgatgcagcctaaaattgcattggcctttttagctgccgcattgcactgttgactcatgttcaacttgtggtctacttgaactcccagatcccttttacatgtagtctcgttcagtgtctcccatcctatatctgtgcatttcatttttccgccctaagtgcagtaccttacatttctccgttttGAATTTCAAGCTTAATTGCCTTCAGCTTGACAAGGTGTCTCTCACCCTATCAATAAATCCAGATAACAAACAACAATGAACAAGTCACCAAATTTCCTATTTTAGTTAGTTGTTACAGAGAATATACTGAACACCATCTGGTGTTTCCAGATACAGCACCAAAAAGATTCCACTGTAGAAACAGCTCCACCACTAATATGcaagaacaaatatttttaaaagtctgattCCTGTTCTTGAATGATAGAGAAGTTAAACCTGCAGTTCCTTTGACTTCACTTTGCAAAACACATTAACAAATAAGTCCTCCAACTTCACATGGCTAGCAATGGAAAGATGCACTGTCAGGTAGTCCTCAAGATACAACAATAAATATATCATCAAAAACTAATAAACTTATGAACTTACTTTTCCATAATAAGAACTTATTAAACTCCACATGATAAGGACTGTGCTATCAGAAATGTCACATTGGCCAAATTAATTTTATGAATGctactgttttattattgttatgtttaTATATAACTAATAAAAATTGTGGTGGTGATCCCGAAGCTACAGTTTATACATCAAATTTATGATgcactgagcattggactatgactctggagatcagggttcaattcccagcttggctatgaaacccactggacgaccatgggcaagtcacactctcagcatcagaggatggcaagggcaaaccacctctgaacaaatcctcccacaaaaaccacatgataggtttagTTTA from Sceloporus undulatus isolate JIND9_A2432 ecotype Alabama chromosome 2, SceUnd_v1.1, whole genome shotgun sequence includes the following:
- the LOC121922685 gene encoding sulfate transporter-like translates to MESDTTTPNCEQNNMPWSPSPQPPCPYVPVKLEEYETPGFSVTKLLKKAKESCKCDQQSILSFFLKLFPVVEWLPRYSLKKQLLGDIISGLLVGIVAIPQSISYALLASQDPIYGLYTNFFCGIIYFAMATSRHNCVGSFGVLCLMIGESVNRQLRLAGYESDTGADRVVNATLNGTVFCDKGCYAITVATALTFLVGIYQILLGVFQLGFISVYLSEPLLSGFVTGSSLTILTSQVNLLLGIKIPRHDGVGSLVLTWVDIFRYINKTNICDLVTSLISLVLIVPVKEINNYFKDKMKAPFPIELLVVIAATLFSYFFDFNARYKSKICGDIPTGFKPPAVPDLNLLSNLALDALPIAIIGFAMTVSLAEIFGKKYGYPVRANQEMIAIGMGNLIPSFFSCFAISAALTKTLLKESTGCQTQLSSLVSSVVMLLVLLWIAPLFYSLQTCILGVVTIVNLRGGLRKFADTPKMWRISKMDTVVWWVTMLSSSLISTELGLLVGVCFALLCIIFRTQRPRATLLGKVNDSEIYEDQFTYKQINSVANIKIFRFDTSLYYANKDYFKSSLSQKIGINPFLIAAMQKKAEAKAKAILGNNENCFPSKLNCLKVTRTSVTQVTADVSAPIIDIHTLIIDCGAMQFIDSVGLSTLKETRQDYQKIGIQLLLANCNPSIRRRLQAGGWLTGMEDSELLSFHSIHAAVQFAEKQGQTQVMENEVARGTFLSPEPQDSLVDSSVEGPL